The Coprothermobacter sp. genome has a segment encoding these proteins:
- the murI gene encoding glutamate racemase, with amino-acid sequence MESYVGVFDSGVGGLAVVRELKNRLPREAIMYIADSRFFPYGTKPREQVISRATALVEFLEAHGARMVVVACNTASSAVFPDIQQRVSVPVLGMISAGVKSAQLATRNSRVAVLSTPGTARSHGYLRAMGLLDPTVEMIELQSQELVNLVEAGSIEGQDVADYAADVLKPVREFGADTLVLGCTHFPFLNSLMEGILGPGVKIVDPSKELAYEVGLVLEKCRLTTGAGQQDRFFTTGDPGDFLEKARLFLGDYVSAVEVADV; translated from the coding sequence GTGGAATCCTACGTAGGCGTGTTCGACTCAGGAGTCGGAGGACTGGCGGTCGTTCGGGAGCTGAAGAACCGATTGCCACGAGAGGCTATCATGTACATTGCCGACTCCCGCTTTTTTCCGTATGGAACGAAGCCAAGGGAGCAGGTGATCAGCAGGGCCACGGCCCTCGTCGAGTTCCTCGAGGCTCACGGAGCCCGAATGGTCGTTGTGGCCTGCAACACGGCGTCCAGCGCCGTTTTTCCGGATATCCAGCAACGTGTGAGCGTCCCCGTCCTGGGGATGATTTCTGCTGGCGTCAAGAGTGCACAGCTGGCGACCCGCAACAGCAGAGTCGCGGTGCTTTCGACCCCCGGGACAGCACGGAGCCACGGCTATCTCAGGGCAATGGGCCTGCTGGATCCGACGGTAGAAATGATAGAACTCCAGTCGCAGGAGCTCGTGAATCTTGTGGAAGCTGGGAGCATCGAGGGTCAGGATGTGGCTGACTATGCCGCGGACGTTCTGAAGCCGGTGCGGGAGTTCGGAGCAGATACCCTTGTTCTGGGTTGCACCCACTTCCCCTTCCTCAACAGCCTCATGGAAGGCATCCTTGGGCCGGGCGTTAAGATTGTCGACCCAAGCAAGGAACTTGCATACGAGGTAGGGCTGGTGCTCGAGAAGTGTCGGTTGACCACTGGGGCAGGACAGCAGGACAGGTTCTTCACGACAGGCGACCCTGGCGACTTTCTCGAAAAGGCCCGTCTCTTCCTTGGTGACTATGTCAGCGCAGTCGAGGTTGCAGACGTTTGA